One Candidatus Zixiibacteriota bacterium DNA window includes the following coding sequences:
- a CDS encoding DUF1573 domain-containing protein, which produces MVFQNISHSSSESASINQLRAATPGAKSGTDSTNVSGGPQINFPETSYDFGTIAQGSKVSHTFVVRNAGDAPLRLIRAAGSUGCTAAVLTNTDIPPGGEGKIEVTFDTSHKRGRQNKSITVESNDSRNPRALLNVSALVEIVFGFEQYNLDMGKIRKGQSVSKTATLLVKDPSIIKTIRFTSSSSYITANLAKSPAEPGAEKGRLNVEVSGTSAMPVGRISATITARAGDRSVLEATLQIIGAVTGDVDISPETVRFFMDTLKNDSKFAKQTIRVTSNVDEARLHLLDIKDADQRLTFHIDTLRAEKQYEISMTPKSTALGARQNVTGSVTITTDDKDRPVTSVPYSIIFGP; this is translated from the coding sequence ATGGTTTTTCAGAATATATCGCATAGCTCGTCCGAATCCGCCTCGATAAATCAATTACGAGCTGCGACACCGGGCGCAAAATCGGGAACTGACAGTACTAATGTATCCGGCGGACCACAAATTAATTTTCCAGAGACAAGTTACGATTTTGGGACCATAGCCCAGGGATCGAAGGTTTCGCATACGTTTGTTGTACGGAATGCCGGGGATGCGCCCTTACGACTGATCAGGGCTGCGGGTTCGTGAGGCTGTACGGCGGCCGTGCTCACAAACACGGATATTCCCCCGGGTGGGGAAGGAAAAATCGAAGTTACCTTTGACACCAGTCATAAAAGGGGCCGGCAGAATAAGTCAATTACCGTTGAATCGAATGATTCTCGGAATCCGCGCGCGTTATTGAATGTCTCGGCCCTCGTTGAGATCGTGTTTGGTTTCGAACAATACAACCTTGATATGGGAAAGATTCGTAAGGGACAGTCTGTTTCAAAGACAGCAACTCTGCTCGTAAAAGACCCATCAATAATCAAGACCATTAGATTTACTTCATCGTCGTCATATATAACGGCTAATCTGGCAAAAAGTCCCGCCGAACCCGGGGCAGAGAAGGGGCGTCTTAATGTCGAAGTCTCGGGAACTTCGGCGATGCCCGTCGGCCGCATCAGTGCGACGATCACCGCTCGCGCCGGCGATCGTTCTGTATTGGAAGCCACTTTGCAGATTATCGGTGCCGTGACAGGCGATGTCGACATTTCGCCGGAAACGGTGCGATTCTTTATGGATACATTGAAAAACGACTCCAAGTTTGCGAAACAAACAATCAGGGTAACCAGCAACGTTGATGAGGCGCGGCTGCATCTCCTGGATATAAAGGATGCAGACCAAAGGCTTACCTTTCATATCGATACTTTACGAGCCGAAAAGCAGTACGAAATATCCATGACCCCAAAGTCAACGGCGCTCGGTGCCAGGCAAAATGTGACTGGATCTGTTACAATCACTACCGACGACAAGGATCGGCCGGTGACATCGGTGCCTTACAGTATCATTTTTGGCCCTTGA
- a CDS encoding PhzF family phenazine biosynthesis protein, producing the protein MKIPIYQVDAFTSKLFGGNPAAVCPLEQWLDMELMQNIAAENNLSETAFFVPRGDHFELKWFTPRVEINLCGHATLASSHVIFNHLGHKGDTIEFQTLSGKLVASRDRDLISLNFPAYHAAPAEMPHGLPESLKKEPQQVFKARDFLALFGDEDDILTMDPDFEKMKHVDSHGIIVTAPGKKCDFVSRFFAPGLGINEDPVTGSAHSMLIPFWAERLNKKSLHAIQLSQRKGELFCEYLGERVKMSGRAVTFFVGEILL; encoded by the coding sequence ATGAAGATACCCATTTATCAGGTTGATGCTTTTACGAGTAAACTGTTCGGCGGGAATCCTGCGGCGGTCTGCCCGCTCGAACAATGGCTCGATATGGAGCTGATGCAAAATATCGCCGCCGAAAATAATCTCTCCGAGACCGCTTTCTTTGTTCCCAGAGGCGACCATTTCGAATTGAAATGGTTCACACCCAGGGTGGAAATCAATCTCTGCGGCCATGCCACGCTCGCCTCGTCTCATGTCATTTTCAATCACCTGGGGCATAAAGGTGATACCATCGAATTCCAGACACTGAGCGGGAAACTGGTTGCCTCGCGGGATCGTGATCTCATTTCGCTCAATTTCCCGGCCTATCATGCCGCACCGGCCGAGATGCCCCATGGCCTGCCCGAGTCGCTCAAGAAAGAGCCGCAGCAGGTTTTCAAGGCGAGGGATTTTCTGGCCCTTTTCGGCGATGAAGATGATATCCTGACCATGGATCCTGATTTTGAAAAAATGAAACATGTCGACAGCCATGGTATCATTGTTACGGCGCCGGGGAAAAAGTGCGATTTCGTTTCCCGCTTTTTTGCGCCAGGGCTGGGGATTAATGAAGATCCGGTGACCGGCTCGGCTCATTCGATGCTGATTCCGTTCTGGGCGGAGAGGCTGAATAAGAAATCTCTGCATGCCATTCAGCTCTCGCAGAGAAAAGGCGAGCTTTTCTGCGAATATCTTGGCGAGCGGGTGAAAATGAGCGGCCGCGCCGTGACATTTTTTGTCGGCGAGATTTTATTGTAG